A single Acidobacteriota bacterium DNA region contains:
- the lpxI gene encoding UDP-2,3-diacylglucosamine diphosphatase LpxI (LpxI, functionally equivalent to LpxH, replaces it in LPS biosynthesis in a minority of bacteria.), whose translation MKYGLIAGNGRFPFLVLEGARQQGVEMVVAAIKEETSSEIEQRAAKVEWMGVGQLGRLIRLFKNEEVTHVIMAGQVKHHQIFRLNALPDLRMVRLLARLSTKNTDSLINAVADELAREGITLVDSTTFLESLLAPRAVLTRRSPTKEERADIDYGLGVAREIGRLDLGQTIAVKDRAVVAIEAMEGTDAVIVRAGEVTRGKPFVVVKMAKPDQDMRFDVPVIGLPTIENMARAGSTAIQVTAGKTLLFDKEDLIVLADKSGIVVVGGN comes from the coding sequence ATGAAGTACGGCTTGATAGCAGGCAACGGACGCTTTCCATTTCTAGTGCTCGAGGGCGCGCGCCAGCAAGGCGTGGAGATGGTAGTCGCCGCGATCAAAGAAGAGACCTCGTCTGAGATAGAACAGCGAGCCGCCAAGGTTGAATGGATGGGCGTAGGTCAGCTTGGCCGTCTCATTCGCTTGTTCAAGAACGAAGAGGTCACTCACGTGATCATGGCGGGACAGGTGAAGCACCATCAGATATTCCGGCTCAACGCGCTGCCCGATCTTCGAATGGTGCGCCTGCTGGCTCGCCTTTCAACGAAGAACACCGACAGTCTGATCAACGCAGTCGCCGACGAGCTTGCCCGCGAAGGCATAACGCTGGTGGACTCGACCACATTTCTCGAGTCGCTCCTCGCGCCCCGAGCCGTGCTGACGCGCCGATCGCCGACAAAAGAAGAGCGCGCCGATATCGACTACGGTCTGGGAGTCGCGCGCGAGATCGGGAGGCTCGACCTGGGTCAAACGATTGCCGTGAAGGATCGCGCCGTTGTTGCGATTGAGGCGATGGAGGGGACCGATGCGGTGATCGTTCGCGCCGGCGAAGTGACTCGCGGCAAACCGTTCGTCGTGGTGAAGATGGCGAAGCCTGACCAGGATATGCGATTCGACGTGCCGGTGATCGGACTCCCGACGATTGAGAACATGGCTCGCGCCGGCTCCACGGCGATTCAGGTGACTGCCGGCAAGACCCTTCTGTTCGACAAGGAAGATCTAATAGTGCTTGCCGACAAGAGCGGAATCGTCGTAGTTGGTGGGAACTAG
- a CDS encoding ornithine cyclodeaminase family protein, producing MKVLILTHAEVEELLPIRECVPVMAEALADLAKGDVYQPLRMVITPPGADGDMALMPSYRSGERAGYGVKTVCFFAGNPARGLDSHQGSVMLFSAETGELLALMNASAITAIRTAAVSGVATQLLARDDAAELAIIGSGVQARTHIEAMACVRTIKRARVASFKFEHARKFAEELGVRYSFPLVPVDSVEAAVRGADLIVTATTAVEPIIKREWVSPGAHLNVVGSSIPTTREVDSATMAAASLFVDRRESTINEGGDYLFALREGAIGPDHIRAEIGELLIGARPGRVSQDEITLFKSLGLAIEDLASAEYLLGKARANGKGNWVDY from the coding sequence ATGAAGGTTCTCATCCTGACCCACGCCGAAGTTGAAGAGCTGCTTCCCATCCGCGAGTGCGTTCCGGTCATGGCCGAGGCGCTGGCGGACCTGGCCAAGGGTGATGTGTATCAGCCTTTGCGCATGGTGATCACGCCGCCCGGCGCTGACGGGGATATGGCGCTGATGCCATCGTATCGCTCGGGTGAGCGAGCTGGGTACGGGGTAAAGACTGTTTGCTTCTTTGCGGGCAATCCAGCCAGAGGACTGGATTCGCATCAGGGCAGCGTGATGCTCTTCAGCGCGGAGACGGGTGAATTGCTGGCGTTGATGAACGCTTCGGCGATAACAGCGATTCGCACGGCGGCCGTCTCCGGTGTGGCAACGCAGCTTCTGGCGCGGGACGATGCCGCTGAGCTTGCGATCATCGGTTCAGGCGTGCAGGCCCGCACGCACATCGAAGCTATGGCTTGCGTGCGCACCATCAAACGCGCGCGAGTAGCGAGCTTCAAGTTTGAACACGCACGGAAATTTGCTGAGGAGTTAGGCGTCCGGTACTCGTTTCCGTTAGTGCCTGTCGACAGCGTCGAGGCGGCGGTTCGCGGCGCGGACCTGATCGTCACGGCAACCACTGCCGTGGAACCGATCATTAAACGCGAGTGGGTCTCACCGGGTGCGCACTTGAATGTTGTCGGCTCGAGCATCCCAACGACGCGCGAAGTTGACAGCGCAACAATGGCCGCGGCGAGTCTGTTTGTCGATCGGCGCGAATCCACGATCAATGAAGGTGGCGACTATCTTTTCGCGCTGCGCGAGGGAGCTATTGGGCCGGATCACATCAGAGCAGAGATCGGCGAGTTACTGATTGGCGCCAGGCCCGGCCGCGTTTCGCAGGATGAGATTACTTTGTTTAAGTCGCTTGGGCTGGCGATAGAGGATTTGGCGTCGGCGGAATATCTGCTTGGCAAGGCGCGTGCAAACGGGAAGGGCAATTGGGTGGACTATTGA
- the lpxA gene encoding acyl-ACP--UDP-N-acetylglucosamine O-acyltransferase, whose protein sequence is MSIHPTAIISHKAELGRNVSIGPYSIVGDDVVLHDNVQVASHCVIEGPSEFGSGSVFFPFVSAGQAPQDLKYRGERSWLRAGERNTFREFTTLQRGTKGGGNLTEIGSDNLFMAQVHIAHDCIIGSHTIFANGATLAGHVVVEDYATIGAYGGVHQFCRVGRHAFIGGYSVVVKDALPYARTVGNHARCYGQNTLGLKRHGFGSEEIRRIAQAFRLLLAAKLNTSQAVEAIKRDLSGWPEIDYLVEFIETSERGVTKR, encoded by the coding sequence CGTACTCGATTGTCGGCGATGACGTTGTCTTGCACGACAACGTTCAAGTCGCCAGCCACTGCGTGATTGAAGGTCCTTCTGAGTTTGGGAGCGGATCGGTTTTCTTTCCTTTCGTGTCCGCGGGACAGGCGCCGCAGGATCTGAAGTATCGAGGGGAGAGGAGCTGGCTGCGCGCGGGCGAACGCAACACCTTTCGAGAGTTCACCACGCTGCAGCGCGGCACCAAAGGGGGGGGCAACCTGACCGAGATCGGCTCAGACAATCTCTTTATGGCTCAGGTCCACATCGCACACGACTGCATCATTGGTTCCCACACTATCTTTGCAAATGGAGCCACACTTGCAGGCCACGTGGTCGTCGAAGACTACGCGACGATTGGCGCCTATGGGGGTGTACATCAGTTCTGCCGCGTGGGCCGGCACGCTTTCATCGGAGGCTACTCGGTTGTGGTCAAGGACGCGCTGCCTTACGCCCGCACGGTTGGCAATCACGCGCGGTGCTACGGGCAGAACACTCTCGGACTCAAGCGGCACGGGTTCGGCAGCGAAGAGATACGCCGCATCGCTCAAGCGTTCCGCTTGCTGCTGGCGGCGAAGCTCAACACTAGCCAGGCAGTTGAAGCGATCAAGCGCGACCTCAGCGGCTGGCCCGAAATAGACTACCTCGTCGAGTTTATTGAGACATCAGAGCGCGGAGTGACGAAGCGATGA